In Bacillus toyonensis BCT-7112, a single window of DNA contains:
- the rocD gene encoding ornithine aminotransferase — MIQTKDIIELTDTYGANNYHPLPIVISKAEGVWVEDPEGNRYMDLLSAYSAVNQGHRHPKIINALIDQANRVTLTSRAFHSDQLGPWYEKVAKLTNKEMVLPMNTGAEAVETAIKTARRWAYDVKKVEANRAEIIVCEDNFHGRTMGAVSMSSNEEYKRGFGPMLPGIIVIPYGDLEALKAAITPNTAAFILEPIQGEAGINIPPAGFLKEALEVCKKENVLFVADEIQTGLGRTGKVFACDWDDVTPDMYILGKALGGGVFPISCVAANRDILGVFEPGSHGSTFGGNPLACAVSIAALEVLEEEKLTERSLQLGEKLVGQLKEIDNPMITDVRGKGLFIGIELNEPARPYCEQLKAAGLLCKETHENVIRIAPPLVISEEDLEWAFQKIKAVLS, encoded by the coding sequence ATGATTCAAACTAAGGATATTATCGAACTTACAGACACATACGGAGCAAATAACTATCACCCACTTCCAATCGTTATTTCTAAAGCAGAAGGCGTTTGGGTAGAAGATCCTGAAGGAAATCGCTATATGGACTTATTAAGTGCATATTCTGCAGTTAACCAAGGTCATCGTCACCCAAAAATTATTAACGCTTTAATTGACCAAGCTAATCGTGTTACGTTAACTTCTCGTGCTTTCCATAGTGATCAATTAGGCCCTTGGTACGAAAAAGTTGCGAAACTAACTAATAAAGAAATGGTACTTCCAATGAATACAGGTGCAGAAGCTGTTGAAACTGCAATTAAAACAGCTCGCCGCTGGGCTTATGATGTGAAAAAAGTAGAAGCAAACCGCGCTGAAATCATCGTTTGTGAAGATAACTTCCACGGACGTACGATGGGTGCTGTTTCTATGTCATCAAACGAAGAGTACAAGCGTGGCTTCGGTCCAATGCTTCCTGGCATTATTGTAATTCCTTACGGTGATTTAGAAGCGTTAAAAGCTGCAATTACACCAAATACAGCAGCATTCATTTTAGAGCCAATTCAAGGTGAAGCAGGAATTAACATTCCACCAGCTGGTTTCTTAAAAGAAGCTCTTGAAGTATGTAAAAAAGAAAACGTTTTATTTGTAGCAGATGAAATCCAAACAGGCTTAGGCCGTACTGGTAAAGTATTTGCTTGCGACTGGGACGATGTAACTCCTGACATGTACATACTTGGTAAAGCACTTGGTGGCGGCGTATTCCCAATCTCTTGCGTTGCAGCAAACCGCGATATTTTAGGTGTATTCGAGCCAGGTTCTCACGGTTCTACATTCGGTGGTAACCCACTTGCATGTGCTGTTTCTATCGCAGCTCTTGAAGTGTTAGAAGAAGAAAAATTAACAGAGCGTTCTCTTCAATTAGGAGAAAAATTAGTTGGGCAATTAAAAGAAATTGATAACCCAATGATTACTGACGTTCGCGGTAAAGGTTTATTCATCGGTATCGAATTAAACGAGCCAGCTCGTCCTTACTGTGAACAACTAAAAGCAGCTGGGCTGTTATGTAAAGAAACACACGAAAATGTAATTCGTATCGCACCACCTCTAGTAATCTCTGAAGAAGATTTAGAGTGGGCATTCCAAAAAATTAAAGCTGTTTTATCGTAA
- a CDS encoding YisL family protein, with protein sequence MVHMHITAWALGLILFFVAYSLYSAGRKGKGVHMGLRLMYIIIIVTGFMLYMGIMKTATSNMHMWYGLKMIAGILVIGGMEMVLVKMSKNKATGAVWGLFIVALVAVFYLGLKLPIGWQVF encoded by the coding sequence ATGGTACATATGCATATTACAGCATGGGCGTTAGGTTTAATTTTATTCTTCGTTGCGTATTCACTTTATTCAGCAGGAAGAAAAGGGAAAGGTGTACATATGGGGCTTCGTCTTATGTACATTATCATTATTGTGACAGGTTTCATGTTGTACATGGGTATTATGAAGACTGCAACAAGTAACATGCACATGTGGTACGGTTTAAAAATGATAGCTGGTATTTTAGTTATCGGTGGAATGGAAATGGTTCTTGTGAAAATGAGCAAGAATAAGGCAACAGGGGCAGTTTGGGGATTATTTATTGTCGCACTAGTAGCGGTATTTTACCTTGGACTGAAATTACCGATTGGTTGGCAAGTATTCTAA
- a CDS encoding DUF2777 domain-containing protein produces MIQRKHILYNQPRAHSVGNVEYINNEWVFFDDENDEAFLLEDIAEDGFEVLYNNNWLPARFYEQNILQIANEQHPLQNGEMIRIRKKLLLSYHEWLEELPDSVFALLTESLQSLHYSLYDCMYCHNYLSFLPKEEACEGVNILLFDNEEMICTLQHHFVRHSSSNKNIFRFTKVNGEELHIDAT; encoded by the coding sequence ATGATACAACGTAAACATATTTTATATAACCAGCCTCGTGCTCATTCAGTCGGTAATGTAGAATATATAAACAATGAATGGGTATTCTTTGATGATGAAAATGACGAAGCATTTTTATTAGAAGATATTGCCGAAGATGGCTTTGAGGTTTTATATAACAACAACTGGCTACCAGCTCGTTTTTATGAACAAAACATATTGCAAATCGCAAATGAACAACATCCCCTCCAAAACGGGGAAATGATACGCATTCGTAAAAAATTACTCCTTAGCTATCATGAATGGCTTGAGGAATTACCCGATTCTGTTTTTGCGTTATTAACAGAATCATTGCAATCACTTCATTACTCTCTATATGATTGCATGTATTGCCATAATTATTTATCCTTCTTACCGAAAGAGGAAGCATGCGAGGGAGTAAATATTCTTTTATTTGATAATGAAGAGATGATCTGTACACTGCAGCACCATTTCGTTCGTCACTCTTCTTCAAATAAAAATATTTTCCGTTTTACGAAAGTAAATGGAGAAGAGTTGCATATCGATGCGACATAA
- the asnB gene encoding asparagine synthase (glutamine-hydrolyzing) — protein sequence MCGITGWVDYKRSLEGERAVVMKMAETLAKRGPDDNKVWIKGNVAFGHKRLIVVDPEGGKQPMTCLKDEVNYAICYNGELYNTEDIRKELLRRGYTFKGHSDTEVLLASYIEWKEECVDHLNGIYAFAVWDERKEQVFIARDRLGVKPLFYKYDSGRLLFGSELKAILAHPDVKAEVTLEGLSEIFGLGPSRTPGHGIYAGIKELRPGHAMTFSKNGLCIWRYWNVESKKHEDSFEETVEKTRFLLQDAITRQLVSDVPLCTFLSGGVDSSAITAIAAKEYERSGKGPLHTYSIDYEDNEKYFKANAFQPNSDAPFINLMTETFQTTHHRCVISNELLAECLTEAVLVRDLPGMADIDSSLLWFCREIKQDFVVGLSGECADEIFGGYPWFYREDDLQSSAFPWMRSTEAREQLLKKEWRSKLNLQQYVQRRYEESIQEVPILEGESPLEAKRRQLFYLNMVWFMTTLLDRKDRMSMGASLEVRVPFADHRLVEYAWNIPWEMKMYENREKGLLRKALEGILPHDILYRKKSPYPKTHNPHYTKAVTVWLQDLLTDKGSILHELFDKEQLNGLIHSGGSAFQTPWFGQLMTGPQLLAHLAQIHVWFKEYGVNIKE from the coding sequence ATGTGCGGGATTACAGGATGGGTGGATTATAAACGCTCATTAGAAGGAGAAAGGGCCGTCGTTATGAAGATGGCTGAGACGTTAGCGAAGCGTGGCCCAGATGATAATAAAGTTTGGATTAAGGGTAATGTCGCGTTTGGGCATAAACGGTTAATCGTTGTTGACCCTGAGGGTGGTAAACAGCCGATGACTTGTTTAAAGGATGAAGTGAATTATGCAATTTGCTATAACGGCGAACTTTATAACACGGAAGACATTCGAAAGGAACTTTTAAGAAGAGGATATACGTTCAAAGGTCATTCTGATACGGAAGTATTATTAGCATCGTATATTGAATGGAAAGAAGAATGTGTCGATCATTTAAACGGTATATATGCGTTTGCTGTATGGGACGAACGGAAAGAACAAGTATTTATTGCAAGAGATCGATTAGGTGTAAAACCGCTATTTTATAAATATGATAGTGGACGATTACTATTTGGCTCAGAGTTAAAAGCGATACTAGCGCATCCTGATGTGAAGGCTGAAGTAACGTTAGAAGGGTTATCAGAAATATTCGGCCTCGGACCATCTAGAACGCCTGGTCACGGTATTTATGCTGGTATAAAAGAATTACGACCGGGCCACGCAATGACATTTTCAAAAAATGGTTTATGTATATGGAGATATTGGAATGTAGAAAGTAAAAAACATGAAGATTCCTTTGAAGAAACAGTAGAGAAAACACGCTTTTTATTACAAGATGCTATTACAAGGCAACTCGTTTCTGATGTACCGTTATGCACTTTTTTATCAGGTGGTGTAGATTCAAGTGCTATAACAGCAATTGCCGCAAAAGAATATGAAAGATCAGGGAAAGGGCCATTACACACGTATTCTATTGACTATGAAGATAATGAAAAATATTTTAAAGCAAATGCATTCCAACCCAATTCAGATGCGCCGTTTATTAACTTAATGACTGAAACGTTTCAAACGACTCACCATCGTTGCGTCATTTCAAATGAACTGCTAGCAGAGTGTTTAACAGAAGCGGTGCTCGTTCGTGATTTGCCTGGTATGGCAGATATCGATTCCTCATTATTATGGTTTTGCCGCGAAATTAAACAAGACTTTGTCGTCGGTTTATCTGGAGAATGTGCAGATGAAATCTTCGGTGGGTATCCGTGGTTTTATAGAGAAGATGATTTACAATCAAGTGCATTCCCATGGATGCGCTCTACAGAAGCACGTGAACAACTTCTGAAGAAAGAATGGAGAAGTAAATTAAATTTACAACAATATGTACAAAGGCGCTATGAAGAATCCATTCAAGAAGTTCCTATTTTAGAGGGAGAAAGCCCACTAGAAGCGAAGAGACGACAATTATTTTATTTAAACATGGTATGGTTTATGACAACATTATTAGACAGAAAAGACCGCATGAGTATGGGAGCAAGCTTAGAAGTGCGCGTTCCATTTGCGGACCACCGACTTGTCGAATATGCGTGGAATATTCCTTGGGAAATGAAAATGTATGAAAACCGCGAAAAAGGTCTATTGCGTAAAGCTTTAGAAGGGATACTTCCACATGACATTTTATATAGAAAGAAGAGTCCTTATCCGAAAACGCATAACCCGCATTATACAAAAGCGGTAACAGTATGGCTACAGGATTTATTAACGGATAAAGGCTCAATTTTGCATGAATTGTTTGATAAAGAGCAATTGAATGGATTAATCCACTCAGGCGGAAGTGCATTCCAAACACCTTGGTTCGGTCAATTAATGACTGGGCCGCAACTTCTAGCTCATTTAGCACAAATTCACGTTTGGTTTAAAGAGTATGGGGTAAATATTAAAGAATAG
- the hemH gene encoding ferrochelatase translates to MAKKKIGLLVMAYGTPESLDDVEAYYTHIRHGRKPTEEALQDLIGRYKAIGGISPLAKITKEQAHKLTDSMNNIFTEYEFTCYLGLKHIAPFIEDAVEEMKKDGIEHAISIVLAPHYSTFSIKAYNERAIRLSEKIGGPVIEPIEQWYDESKFISYWADQIKETFTKVKDKEKAVVIFSAHSLPEKIIAAGDSYVEQLRQTADLIATEAGVKHYTIGWQSAGNTPDPWIGPDVQDLTRDLFEEHGYESFVYCPVGFVAEHLEVLYDNDYECKVVTDELNAQYFRPNMPNAQPVFIDCLAEIVSKKMKGIVDKDLVLNNN, encoded by the coding sequence ATGGCAAAGAAAAAAATAGGTTTACTCGTAATGGCGTATGGAACGCCGGAGTCATTGGATGATGTAGAAGCGTATTATACACATATCCGTCATGGGCGTAAGCCAACAGAAGAAGCGCTCCAAGATTTAATCGGGCGTTATAAAGCAATTGGTGGAATATCACCGCTTGCGAAAATTACGAAAGAGCAAGCGCATAAATTAACGGATTCAATGAATAATATATTTACAGAGTATGAATTTACTTGTTACTTAGGATTAAAACATATTGCACCATTTATAGAAGACGCAGTAGAAGAGATGAAGAAAGATGGGATTGAGCATGCGATTAGTATCGTATTAGCACCGCATTACTCTACATTCAGCATTAAAGCGTATAATGAACGCGCGATTCGTCTTTCGGAAAAAATTGGTGGCCCTGTTATTGAACCAATTGAACAATGGTACGACGAATCGAAGTTTATTTCCTATTGGGCAGATCAAATAAAAGAAACGTTTACAAAAGTTAAAGATAAAGAAAAAGCAGTCGTAATTTTTTCGGCGCATAGTTTACCAGAGAAGATTATTGCAGCAGGTGACTCATACGTAGAGCAATTACGGCAAACAGCAGATTTAATTGCTACAGAAGCAGGTGTAAAGCACTATACAATTGGTTGGCAAAGTGCAGGAAATACACCAGACCCATGGATTGGACCAGATGTGCAAGATTTAACGAGAGATTTATTTGAAGAGCATGGATATGAATCTTTCGTATATTGCCCAGTTGGATTTGTGGCAGAGCATTTAGAAGTTTTATATGACAACGACTATGAATGTAAGGTTGTAACGGATGAATTAAACGCCCAATATTTTAGACCGAATATGCCAAATGCACAACCTGTATTTATTGATTGTTTAGCTGAAATTGTTTCCAAAAAAATGAAGGGAATAGTTGACAAAGATTTAGTTTTGAATAATAATTAG
- the katB gene encoding catalase KatB (Bacillus. Distinguish from KatB from KatA.) has product MNPNNRLTTNQGAPVGDNQNSRTAGRRGPVLLEDYHLVEKLAHFDRERIPERVVHARGAGAHGVFVTKNSMKQYTKAAFLQNEGTETPVFVRFSTVIHGQGSPETARDPRGFAVKFYTEEGNYDIVGNHLPVFFIRDAIKFPDMVHSLKPAPDTNIQTPDRYWDFMTLSPESTHMMTWVFSDYGTPASYREMEGFGVHSFKWINAEGKIVYIKYHWKPQQGVRNLNAKEVQEVQGKDFNHATRDLFDAIEKGNYPKWDLHVQVMQLDETDSLDFDPLDPTKVWPEDRFPLMEVGTMTLNRNPKNFFAEVEQVAFSPSATVNGIEPSEDKLLQGRLFSYPDTQRYRLGANYLQIPVNCPYAAVHNQQRDGAMQVNQNPSTVNYEPSRHTENPVEDPTYRDSTMKVEGYVSREKIEKPNDFKQAGERYRSFSKEEQDNLIANLTNDLKDVNERTKLLAVCNFFRADQEYGMRLAQALNVDITQYVGNAPK; this is encoded by the coding sequence ATGAATCCAAATAATCGCTTAACAACAAACCAAGGTGCTCCAGTTGGAGATAATCAAAACTCTCGTACAGCTGGTCGCCGTGGACCGGTATTGTTAGAAGACTATCATTTAGTAGAAAAACTTGCACATTTTGATCGTGAACGTATTCCAGAGCGTGTTGTGCATGCGCGTGGTGCAGGTGCTCACGGTGTATTCGTAACGAAAAACAGCATGAAGCAATATACGAAAGCCGCATTTTTACAAAATGAAGGAACTGAAACGCCTGTATTTGTTCGTTTCTCAACGGTTATTCATGGTCAAGGTTCTCCGGAAACAGCTCGTGATCCACGTGGGTTCGCTGTTAAATTTTATACAGAAGAAGGAAATTACGATATCGTAGGTAACCACTTACCAGTCTTCTTCATTCGTGATGCAATTAAATTCCCTGATATGGTGCATTCTTTAAAACCAGCACCTGATACAAACATTCAAACGCCAGATCGTTACTGGGATTTCATGACGTTAAGTCCGGAATCTACACATATGATGACGTGGGTATTTTCTGATTACGGTACACCAGCGAGTTATCGTGAAATGGAAGGTTTCGGTGTCCATTCATTTAAATGGATTAATGCAGAAGGTAAAATCGTCTATATTAAATATCACTGGAAACCACAGCAAGGTGTACGTAACTTAAATGCAAAAGAAGTGCAAGAAGTGCAAGGGAAAGACTTCAACCATGCAACTCGTGACTTGTTCGATGCAATCGAAAAAGGAAATTATCCGAAGTGGGATTTACACGTACAAGTGATGCAACTAGATGAAACGGATTCTTTAGACTTTGATCCACTAGATCCAACGAAAGTATGGCCCGAAGATCGTTTCCCATTAATGGAAGTAGGAACAATGACGTTAAATCGTAATCCGAAAAACTTCTTCGCGGAAGTAGAACAAGTGGCGTTCTCTCCGAGTGCAACTGTAAATGGTATTGAACCATCTGAAGATAAATTATTACAAGGACGTTTATTCTCTTACCCAGATACACAGCGTTATCGCCTTGGTGCAAACTACTTACAAATTCCTGTAAACTGCCCATATGCAGCTGTTCATAACCAACAACGTGATGGTGCAATGCAAGTAAATCAAAACCCATCTACGGTAAACTACGAACCGAGCCGTCATACGGAAAATCCGGTTGAAGATCCAACTTACCGCGATTCAACTATGAAAGTAGAAGGCTACGTATCTCGTGAAAAAATTGAGAAACCAAATGACTTCAAACAAGCAGGGGAGCGTTACCGTTCATTTTCTAAAGAAGAGCAAGATAACTTAATTGCAAACTTAACAAACGACTTAAAAGACGTAAATGAGCGCACGAAATTATTAGCTGTTTGTAACTTCTTCCGTGCAGATCAAGAGTACGGTATGCGTTTAGCTCAAGCGTTAAATGTTGATATTACGCAATATGTAGGGAATGCTCCGAAATAA
- a CDS encoding ammonium transporter yields the protein MNTGDTVFMFITTVMVMLMTPGLALFYGGMVRSKNVLSTTMHSYSAMAIVSIQWIVIGYSLSFGPDWHGLIGNLDWFGLNGVTYAPNPDYSSTIPHNLFMMFQLMFAILTPALISGAFAERMRFSAFLIFILLWTTLVYNPVAHWVWGVGGWLRELGALDFAGGNVVHITSGVAGLVLAIFLGKRKNINGTSPHHLPFTMLGAGLLWFGWFGFNVGSALSLNDVALTAFINTNIAAAASALTWMLSEWFFQSKPTAMGAACGVVSGLVAITPACGFVTPFSALLIGAIGGVLCFGAVFFLKTKFGYDDTLDAFGCHGIGGTWGGIATGLFATTTVNGDGANGLFYGNAALLFKQLVAIGATYAFTIIMTYAIIKAINYFLPVRVDEHEEHMGLDISMHGEKAYEYTERVN from the coding sequence ATGAATACGGGAGATACAGTTTTTATGTTTATAACGACAGTAATGGTCATGTTAATGACACCAGGATTAGCACTTTTTTACGGAGGCATGGTTCGTAGTAAAAATGTATTGAGCACAACGATGCACAGCTACAGCGCAATGGCTATCGTCTCAATTCAGTGGATTGTAATCGGTTATTCTTTATCTTTCGGACCAGATTGGCACGGACTTATAGGCAATCTCGATTGGTTCGGCTTAAACGGAGTTACCTACGCACCAAATCCAGACTACTCATCTACTATTCCTCACAATTTATTTATGATGTTCCAACTCATGTTCGCTATTTTAACTCCAGCTTTAATTTCAGGTGCATTCGCTGAAAGAATGCGTTTTTCTGCCTTTCTTATTTTTATTCTTCTATGGACAACACTCGTTTACAATCCCGTCGCTCATTGGGTATGGGGCGTTGGCGGATGGCTAAGAGAACTTGGCGCGTTAGACTTCGCTGGTGGTAATGTCGTTCATATCACTTCTGGTGTTGCTGGTCTTGTATTAGCGATTTTCCTCGGAAAACGAAAAAACATAAACGGTACCTCTCCTCACCATTTACCATTTACGATGTTAGGTGCAGGTTTACTATGGTTCGGGTGGTTCGGTTTTAACGTCGGGAGTGCATTATCATTAAACGACGTCGCTTTAACTGCATTTATTAATACAAATATAGCCGCCGCTGCCTCTGCTCTAACTTGGATGCTATCTGAATGGTTCTTCCAATCGAAACCGACTGCGATGGGAGCTGCTTGCGGGGTTGTTTCCGGTTTAGTCGCAATTACGCCAGCTTGCGGATTTGTTACACCTTTCTCCGCCCTTCTTATCGGAGCAATCGGGGGCGTATTATGTTTCGGTGCTGTCTTCTTCTTGAAAACGAAATTTGGGTACGACGATACACTTGATGCATTCGGATGTCACGGCATCGGAGGAACTTGGGGCGGTATTGCAACTGGACTTTTCGCAACTACTACTGTAAACGGTGATGGCGCTAACGGTCTGTTTTACGGAAACGCAGCTTTACTATTTAAACAACTTGTCGCAATCGGAGCAACATATGCATTCACAATTATAATGACATACGCCATTATTAAAGCGATCAACTACTTCCTCCCTGTTCGGGTAGATGAGCACGAAGAACATATGGGACTTGATATTTCGATGCACGGTGAGAAGGCTTATGAGTATACTGAGCGAGTGAATTAA
- a CDS encoding alpha-amylase family glycosyl hydrolase, translating to MEKIWTRNLFICFCLAVVLFVPIHTFADEKREWRDEVIYSIMIDRFNNGEPKNDKQLDVVNLEGYQGGDIRGIIKRLDYIKEMGFTTVMLSPLFESGQYDGLDVRNFQKVNEHFGTENDVKELVKEAHEKGMKVVFQFPFGENEQQVIDSMKWWVKEVDLDGSYVIHSEKKPRSFWGDVQKDMQVIKKDFRIMTKEDSEYNEKIVESFSEADVSVKSLYDVSKKEEEFVTFLDNQETKRFARIAKENMYYPPSRLKLALTYLLTSPGIPNFYYGTEIALDGGSVPDNRRLMDFKSDEKFMQHITKLGELRQMRPSLRRGTFELLYDKDGMSILKRKYKDEVTLVAINNTKETQKVSLPASAIGEKQQLRGLLEDEIIREENGKFYLVLKREESNVYTVSKETGVNWLFISLIVGVNVLFIAFLIAVKRKRR from the coding sequence GTGGAAAAAATATGGACTAGGAACCTATTCATTTGTTTTTGTTTAGCTGTCGTTTTGTTTGTACCAATACATACTTTTGCAGATGAAAAAAGAGAGTGGCGAGATGAAGTCATATATTCGATTATGATTGATCGCTTCAATAATGGAGAACCGAAAAATGACAAGCAGTTAGACGTTGTTAATTTAGAAGGTTATCAGGGCGGAGATATAAGAGGGATTATAAAAAGGCTGGATTATATAAAAGAAATGGGTTTTACGACTGTTATGCTTTCGCCGCTTTTTGAAAGTGGACAGTATGATGGATTAGACGTGCGAAATTTTCAAAAAGTAAATGAACATTTCGGAACAGAAAATGATGTGAAAGAGCTTGTAAAAGAAGCTCACGAAAAAGGAATGAAAGTTGTATTTCAATTTCCATTTGGAGAAAACGAACAACAAGTAATCGACTCGATGAAATGGTGGGTAAAAGAAGTCGATTTAGATGGAAGTTATGTAATACATAGTGAAAAAAAGCCGCGTTCTTTCTGGGGTGACGTTCAAAAGGATATGCAAGTGATAAAGAAAGATTTTCGTATTATGACAAAAGAAGATAGTGAATACAATGAAAAAATAGTAGAATCGTTTTCCGAAGCGGATGTATCGGTGAAATCGTTATATGATGTGAGTAAAAAAGAAGAGGAGTTTGTTACGTTTTTAGATAATCAAGAAACAAAAAGGTTTGCACGTATCGCAAAAGAAAATATGTATTATCCGCCATCACGTTTGAAACTAGCTCTTACCTATTTATTAACATCACCAGGGATTCCGAATTTTTATTACGGAACTGAAATCGCATTAGATGGAGGAAGCGTACCGGATAATCGCCGATTAATGGATTTTAAATCAGATGAAAAGTTTATGCAGCACATAACAAAGCTTGGCGAACTTAGACAAATGAGACCATCTTTACGACGTGGTACGTTTGAACTTTTATATGATAAAGATGGAATGAGTATATTAAAACGAAAGTACAAAGATGAAGTAACATTAGTAGCAATTAATAATACGAAAGAAACACAAAAAGTTTCCTTACCTGCAAGTGCAATTGGTGAAAAACAACAGTTAAGAGGATTGTTAGAAGACGAAATTATAAGAGAAGAAAACGGGAAGTTCTATCTCGTTTTAAAGCGTGAAGAATCGAATGTGTATACTGTTAG